Proteins found in one Ischnura elegans chromosome 11, ioIscEleg1.1, whole genome shotgun sequence genomic segment:
- the LOC124167737 gene encoding uncharacterized protein LOC124167737, with translation MVHRCTEYKIKYYEPNEELSKKMWLENIKFRESRRAMNLADHYWDFQTTNDVCGCEECVAVRARSERKHSITGKPCNHVKAVSQEERVTKETNDIGTCTYQEAGVQTPKWTRSNAGGMAMAHKQQLSRKGSQSMESLRDLGQVQDKKVPSVRKQRPFHGSPSASGKSHQSHCSLSRTTRSLHGIHDLPGPFFSYGWNDDKKNIGDMKTFNVLAPQREVYPPAIQAMKRRKEHIKKYTLSKDDKKQKSASLMSLPRINHSSIWVSEYKEKFNKHSKFER, from the exons ATGGTGCACAGATGCACTGAGTacaagataaaatattatgaGCCAAATGAAGAGTTATCCAAGAAGATGTGGCTggagaatattaaatttcg AGAGAGTCGCCGAGCTATGAATTTAGCTGATCATTACTGGGATTTCCAAACTACTAACGACGTTTGTGGCTGTGAGGAGTGTGTCGCAGTACGTGCAAGATCGGAAAGGAAACACTCTATAACCGG GAAGCCGTGCAATCATGTGAAAGCTGTCAGTCAGGAGGAGAGAGTCACCAAGGAAACGAATGATATTGGCACATGTACTTACCAAGAAGCAGGAGTGCAGACCCCAAAGTGGACACGCTCAAATGCAGG TGGCATGGCAATGGCACATAAACAGCAGTTATCGAGGAAAGGATCTCAAAGTATGGAGTCACTGAGAGATCTAGGGCAGGTACAAGATAAAAAAGTCCCATCTGTGAGAAAGCAGAGGCCATTCCATGGGAGTCCATCTGCTTCGGGAAAATCTCACCAGTCTCACTGCTCTTTGTCGAGAACAACAAGGAGCCTACATGGAATACATGATCTACCTGGGCCTTTCTTTTCATATGGGTGGAATGATGACAAGAAGAATATCGGAGATATGAAGACATTTAATGTTTTGGCTCCTCAAAGAGAG GTTTACCCTCCAGCCATACAGGCGATGAAAAGGAGAAAGGAGCATATCAAGAAATACACATTGAGCAAAGATGACAAGAAACAAAAGTCTGCATCACTCATGTCATTG cCAAGAATAAACCACAGCAGTATCTGGGTCTCTGAgtataaagaaaaatttaataaacactCAAAGTTTGAAAGGTAA
- the LOC124167738 gene encoding uncharacterized protein LOC124167738, protein MSDTAARTHTPEPIKKLMQLQIERLKKEDDEEQWISGEELYTEGSSDEDDTATRVKRKGREERARTHRKMKENREKLDVASIRGKHMHKKDQSIKESSKKAPSSVSVQKEITSKEEEVIERKEESSDSIDDQCGRVHETVDLNCQVKDENEEECSEATGGATLSEPEISWRPKRGSIKLPSLNYEGRVEMVPNPQVQ, encoded by the exons ATGTCTGATACAGCTGCACGGACCCACACGCCTGAACCTATTAAGAAATTGATGCAGTTACAAATAGAACGGCTGAAGAAAGAG GATGATGAGGAGCAATGGATATCTGGCGAGGAATTGTATACCGAGGGAAGTAGCGATGAGGACGACACTGCTACACGTGTGAAAAGGAAAGGCCGTGAGGAACGAGCTAGAACGcatagaaaaatgaaagaaaacagagaGAAATTGGATGTTGCGTCAATCAGAGGTAAACACATGCACAAGAAGGATCAAAGTATCAAGGAAAGTTCCAAAAAGGCTCCATCAAGTGTCAGTGTTCAGAAAGAGATCACTTCAAAAGAAGAGGAGGTCATTGAAAGAAAAGAGGAATCCTCCGACTCCATAGATGATCAGTGTGGAAGGGTGCACGAAACCGTTGACTTAAATTGTCAGGTGAAGGATGAGAATGAAGAAGAATGTTCTGAAGCTACCGGTGGAGCGACCCTGTCTGAGCCAGAAATCTCTTGGAGGCCTAAAAGGGGAAGCATTAAACTTCCCAGCCTTAATTATGAAGGTAGAGTAGAAATGGTACCAAATCCACAAGTTCAGTGA
- the LOC124167939 gene encoding CDAN1-interacting nuclease 1: MRTTGFRGGRMNLELYNDIVGVINNHRPFDGRSCRKVLLEKYPNVPECGLRGIMSLQYQRQMKYTLNRKMAKIGALYAKYITLANAGERPGILLRMAEEQELCPSLLARGILEKHYENKSESDKEVSRSYISGLMKDTNLIENHQLAYEVYLCIIHDEEYGPISNSFNHSIGVEYEMKLQKAVRDLKIPFHDENHLRASGYDKTPDVKLEIPIAVDGFVVNWIESKASFGDEESHRTILKKQLLSYLNRFGTGMVIYWFGFVENIVQASEKQILIKETFPSEVTLMNPQCIDPSVDEYNI; this comes from the exons ATGCGCACTACAGGTTTTCGAGGGGGAAGAATGAATTTGGAGCTGTACAACGATATTGTCGGTGTTATAAATAATCACCGACCTTTCGATGGCCGATCTTGCCGGAAGGTTTTACTGGAAAAATATCCAAA CGTTCCTGAATGTGGCTTAAGAGGAATAATGTCCCTTCAGTACCAGCGGCAAATGAAGTAtaccctaaatcgaaagatggcAAAAATCGGCGCTTTATATGCAAA GTATATCACCTTGGCAAATGCTGGGGAAAGACCTGGCATACTGCTTCGGATGGCAGAGGAACAAGAGCTCTGCCCATCACTCTTAGCTCGTGGAATATTggaaaaacattatgaaaataagtCGGAAAGTGATAAAGAAG TTTCTAGAAGTTACATCTCTGGATTAATGAAGGacacaaatttaattgaaaaccaCCAACTAGCATATGAAGTTTATCTG TGTATCATACATGATGAAGAATATGGGCCAATTTCAAATTCCTTTAACCA CTCCATTGGTGTTGAATATGAGATGAAGCTGCAAAAAGCAGTGAGAGATCTGAAAATTCCATTTCATGATGAAAATCATCTCCGAGCCTCTGGATATGACAAAACACCTGATGTGAAACTGGAAATTCCTATAG CTGTGGATGGCTTTGTTGTTAATTGGATCGAAAGTAAAGCATCTTTTGGTGATGAAGAAAGCCATAGGACCATCCTTAAAAAGCAACTCTTGAGTTATTTAAACAG GTTTGGAACGGGAATGGTCATCTATTGGTTTGGATTTGTGGAGAACATAGTTCAAGCCAGTGAGAAACAAATCCTTATAAAAGAAACTTTCCCTTCAGAAGTGACTTTAATGAATCCCCAGTGTATTGACCCATCAGTTGATGAGTATAACATATAA